Sequence from the Streptomyces sp. R33 genome:
AGCCAGGCCGCGTCGAACTCGCCCGCGGCGACGATGACGGCGGGTCCCGTCATGTCGATCTGCCCGTCGGGGTGTTCGGTGATGACGAGGGTGCCGCCGGGGAGGTCGACGGTGTACGTGACGGGCTCGCCGGTGACGGCCGGGTCGGCGCCGTCGCGGCGGATGGCGGCCACGGCGACGGCACAGGCGCCGGTGCCGCAGGAGCGGGTCTCGCCGGAGCCTCGCTCGTGGACGCGCATGGCGACGTGCCGGGGGCCGCGGTCGACGACGAACTCCACGTTGACACCCGTCGGGTAGACCTCGGCGGGGCTGAACGGGGGCGGGTCGAGCAGCTTGCCGGCGTGGTCCAGGCTTTCAACGAACGCGACGGCGTGCGGGTTCCCCATGTTGACGTTGCGGGCGGGCCAGGCGCGCTCGCCGACCGTCACCGTGACCTGCTCCTCCGGGAGGACGGCGCGGCCCATGGAGACCGTCACGTCGCCGCTCTTGTCGAGGTGCACCCGCTTGACACCGCCGCGGGTGGCGACGGCGAGGTCGCCGGGCTCCACGTGGCCGGCGTACTGGAGGTAGCGGGCGAAGACGCGGACGCCGTTGCCGCACATCTCGGCGACGGAGCCGTCGCTGTTGCGGTAGTCCATGAACCACTCGGCCTCGTCGGCCAGGTGCGCCGCCTCCGGGTGCGCGGCGGACCGGACGACGTGCAGCACGCCGTCCGCGCCGATACCGGCGCGCCGGTCGCAGAGCTTGGCGACGGCGGCCGCGGGCAGCTCGACGGCGTTGTCCGGGTCCGGGACGATCACGAAGTCGTTCTCGGTGCCGTGGCCCTTGAGGAAGGAGAGGCTCGTCTGCGTCACCCGCCCATCGTACCGAGCGGGGCTTCGGGGCAGGTCGGCGGCGTCCCGCGGGAGCCGCAGCCGGCGACCTAGCGCAGCCGCGCGACCCGGTACACGGCCAGCGCCACGAGTGCCAGCGCGACCATGGCGTACAGCCCGGCCATGCGCCAGTCGGGGCGGCGGCCGCTGCCCCGGGGCGGGAGCCCGGGCCAGGTGTAGCCCACGCGGCGCGCGGCCATCATGCCCCAGCCGCCGGCGCAGGAGCTGATGAGGAAGCCGAGCATGGCGACCACGGCTCCGCCGTCGCCGAACTCGAAGGCGAGCGGGAAGGCGAACATCAGGGACCCGGCCGCGGCCAGCATCACGATGGGGGCGATCTGCCAGATGCGCAGCCGGCGCTGCGGGCGCAGCTCGACCTCGAACTCGGGACCCGCGGCGGCCTCGGCCTCGGCGGTGTCCGGTGCGTCCGGGCCGTCGGGGGTCAGCCGTGCCGGGTCTGCGGGCAGCCCGAGGCCGTCGGGCTCGGGAGGCTCTCCCCCAGCTGCTGCTGGGAGGTGCCCGAAAAGCGTCGGGTCCGCTTCCCGTCTCGTCCCGTCCTGCCCGGTGTCGCGAGGGCCGGCCTCCATTGCCACGCGCCCTCCCCACTTGGACTTCGCACGCCGTCGTTCACCGCCGGTGACCGCACCTGCGGAATTTGATGATGGCACGGCTCAGGGCCCCGAACGGGCGCGCGGGGCGTCCCGATGCCATCACGTGATCAGGCTGTAACCGCTCGTTCGACCAACGACTGCGCGAGTCCGACGAGTTCCCCGCGGTCGGCGACGGCGCCGCTGAGCCAGTGCACGCGGGGGTCCCGGCGGAACCAGGAGTCCTGCCGCCGGGCGAACCGCTTGGTGGCGCGGACGGTCTCGGCCCGGGCCTCGTCCTCGGTGCACTCGCCGGCGAGGGCGGCCAGCACCTGCTGGTAGCCGAGCGCCCTGGAGGCGGTGACTCCGTCGCGCAGGCCCCGGGCCTCCAGCGCGCGCACCTCGTCGACCAGCCCGGCCTCCCACATCCGGTCCACGCGCAGGGCGATCCGCTCGTCGAGCTCCGGCCGGGCCACGTCGACGCCGATCTGCACGGTCTCGTACACCGACTCGTGGCCGGGCAGGTTGGCGGTGAAGGGCTTCCCGGTGATCTCGATGACCTCGAGGGCGCGGACGATGCGGCGCCCGTTGCTGGGCAGGATTGCCTGCGCGGCGGCCGGGTCGGCGGCGGCGAGGCGGGCGTGCAGGGCACCGGGGCCGCGCAGCGCGACCTCCGCCTCCAGCCGGGCCCGGACCTCGGGGTCGGTGCCGGGGAACTCCATGGCGTCGAGGGCGCCGCGCACGTACAGGCCCGATCCGCCGACGAGGACCGGCGTACGGCCCTGGGCGAGCAGCTTGTCGATCTCGGCGCGGGCCAGGCGCTGGTACTCGGCGACGCTCGCGGTCTCCGTGACGTCCCAGATGTCGAGGAGGTGGTGCGGGACGCCGCCGCGCTCCTCCGTCGTCAGTTTGGCGGTGCCGATGTCCATCCCCCGATACAGCTGCATGGAGTCGGCGTTGACGACTTCGCCGTCGAAACGGCGGGCCAGGGCTACGCCCAGATCGGACTTTCCGGCCGCGGTGGGACCGACGACGGCGATGACCCGCGGGGCGGGGGCTGCATTCCTCACCGCCCCAGTCTCGCAAACCCTGCAGCGTGTACCCGATCGAGTTACGTGACGGGCTGTCGGCGGGGTCGTTGCCCTGGCGGGGTTCCGCCGGGCGTACGCCCGGCGGAGGCCGGGCCGCACAAGGCGGAACTTCACCCGCACGAGTACCGTTACAGGAGTAGACATGGGCGTTTTTGATCGGTTTTTTCGTCGTAAGGGCGAAGACGTGACCGCAGAGGTCGCGTCGGAGGACGTGACGACGGAGTCCGAGGCTGCGGTCGGCGAGACCGAGGCCGAGCCGGCCGCGACGGAGGCTCCTGCGGCGGAAGCCGTGGAGATTCCGAAGCAGCAGTCGGCGGAGGCCGCCGCGGACAGCGAGACCGGCGAGAGCGCCCGTACGTAGACACCGCCACTGGAAGGTGACCCATGGGCCTGCTGGACACGCTGAAGGCCAAGCTCGCACCGGCGAAGGAGAAGGTCGGCGACCTCGCGCAGCAGCACGAGGGCAGGATCGGCCAGAACCTCGACAAGATGGCGCAGGCCGTGGACTCCAAGACCAAGGGCAAGTACCACGGCAAGATCGAGACCGGTACGAGCAAGGCGAAGGACGCCCTGGGCAAGATCGCGCACAAGGACGCCCCCGGCGGGACGACGCCGCCGGCGTCTTCCTGACGCGGTCAGCGGAAGGGGCGCGGGTTCGGCCGAACCCGCGCCCCTTCCTCGTTCCGCCCGGTCAGGACCAGGCGGCGACGAAGTAGCCCACCCCGTACGGCGCGTCCTCGTACAGCAGCCGCCCGTCGAGGCCCGCGCCCTCGGCGGCGCCGGCCAGTACCTGCCAAGGAGCCCGGCCGGCGGCCTTGAGCTCGTACGCGAGCTCGGCGTCGAGGGCGGCGAGCGCGGCCACGTCGGCGGCGGCGAGCGCGCGGGCAGCGGCGGCGTCGAAGGCGGCGGCGCGGTCGTCGAGGTAACCGGGAGCCTTCAGGGTGCGGCAGGCGCTGCCGTCACCCATGACGAGGAGCGCGACGCGCTCTTCGCGCGCGGCGAGCTCCCGGCCGGCCTCCAGGCACCGGGCGGTCTCGAGCGGGTCCCCCACGCCGAGCCCCTCGACGGGGGCCGCGCCCCAGCGGGCGTGCCGCAGCAGCCAGGCGCCGACGGCGAGGGACGGCGGCAGCAGGCGCGGCCCCTCCTCCCCGTCCCCGAGTCGTACGTCGGCCTCGACCCCGAATCCGCGGAAGCTGCCGCGGGCGCCCTGCGGGTAGGGACCGCGGTGGTCCTGGTCGGCGGCTCCGATGACCACCAGGAGGTCGGGGCGGGAGGCGGCGAGCACCGCGAGCGCGTCGGAGCAGGCGGTACGGGCATCGCCGAGTTCGGCGGCGGCCCCCGCGGCGACCTCGGGCACGAGGAGCGGCGGGGCGGGGCAGACGGCGGCGGCAACGAGCATGATCCGCAGCCTAGCCCTCGCGGCCCGCATTGTGGCCCCGCCGGGCCACCCCGCTGCCCCGGGCCCCGCAGGCCGGCCTCGCGGCCGGACCCGCGGGGAAGGATGCGGTCAGGAAGACGACGGCACGGCGCACCCCGACGTGGTCGCCGGGAGCGGGGCCGGGACGCCCAGGGTGGGGATGCCCAGCATGACGCCCTGGGGCTGCGCCGGCGCCGCACTGCGCTTCTCCCAGGCGTCGCCCGCCCGCGTACGGCGCACCGACTCCGTCGGGCCCTCCGCCAGGAGGTGGTGGGGAGCCGCGTACGTGATGTCGACGGTCACCACGTCGCCGGGACGGACCTCCGCCTCCGGCTTCGTGAAGTGCACCAGGCGGTTGTCGGGGGCACGCCCCGACAGGCGGTGCGTCGTGCCG
This genomic interval carries:
- the dapF gene encoding diaminopimelate epimerase; the encoded protein is MTQTSLSFLKGHGTENDFVIVPDPDNAVELPAAAVAKLCDRRAGIGADGVLHVVRSAAHPEAAHLADEAEWFMDYRNSDGSVAEMCGNGVRVFARYLQYAGHVEPGDLAVATRGGVKRVHLDKSGDVTVSMGRAVLPEEQVTVTVGERAWPARNVNMGNPHAVAFVESLDHAGKLLDPPPFSPAEVYPTGVNVEFVVDRGPRHVAMRVHERGSGETRSCGTGACAVAVAAIRRDGADPAVTGEPVTYTVDLPGGTLVITEHPDGQIDMTGPAVIVAAGEFDAAWLTETAFG
- the miaA gene encoding tRNA (adenosine(37)-N6)-dimethylallyltransferase MiaA, whose product is MRNAAPAPRVIAVVGPTAAGKSDLGVALARRFDGEVVNADSMQLYRGMDIGTAKLTTEERGGVPHHLLDIWDVTETASVAEYQRLARAEIDKLLAQGRTPVLVGGSGLYVRGALDAMEFPGTDPEVRARLEAEVALRGPGALHARLAAADPAAAQAILPSNGRRIVRALEVIEITGKPFTANLPGHESVYETVQIGVDVARPELDERIALRVDRMWEAGLVDEVRALEARGLRDGVTASRALGYQQVLAALAGECTEDEARAETVRATKRFARRQDSWFRRDPRVHWLSGAVADRGELVGLAQSLVERAVTA
- a CDS encoding gliding motility protein, which produces MTAEVASEDVTTESEAAVGETEAEPAATEAPAAEAVEIPKQQSAEAAADSETGESART
- a CDS encoding antitoxin; translation: MGLLDTLKAKLAPAKEKVGDLAQQHEGRIGQNLDKMAQAVDSKTKGKYHGKIETGTSKAKDALGKIAHKDAPGGTTPPASS
- a CDS encoding class III extradiol dioxygenase subunit B-like domain-containing protein, which gives rise to MLVAAAVCPAPPLLVPEVAAGAAAELGDARTACSDALAVLAASRPDLLVVIGAADQDHRGPYPQGARGSFRGFGVEADVRLGDGEEGPRLLPPSLAVGAWLLRHARWGAAPVEGLGVGDPLETARCLEAGRELAAREERVALLVMGDGSACRTLKAPGYLDDRAAAFDAAAARALAAADVAALAALDAELAYELKAAGRAPWQVLAGAAEGAGLDGRLLYEDAPYGVGYFVAAWS